A genomic window from Diospyros lotus cultivar Yz01 chromosome 2, ASM1463336v1, whole genome shotgun sequence includes:
- the LOC127793937 gene encoding mitogen-activated protein kinase kinase 5-like: MRGNQPPPAAAPSRQRQRRRPDLTLPLPQRDMSLAVPLPLPPSSAPSSSSSQLHFGGTGPMALSELERINRIGSGAGGTVYKVVHRPTARLYALKVIYGTHEEAVRRQIRREIEILRDVDNPNVVKCHDLFDHAGEIQVLLEYMDGGSLEGTPIRHEPSLSDICRQILSGLFYLHKRRIVHRDIKPSNLLVNSSKQIKIADFGVSKILEQTMDPCNSSVGTIAYMSPERINTDLNHGKYDGYAGDIWSFGVSILEFYLGRFPFAVGRQGDWASLMCAICMSQPPEAPSTASREFRDFIACCLQRDPSKRWTAAQLLRHPFITQRAPVAVNHHGQVHQPHQLLPPPPNFSSS, encoded by the coding sequence atgaggggAAATCAACCACCGCCAGCCGCCGCGCCGAGCCGCCAGCGACAGCGGCGGCGGCCGGACCTCACGCTGCCCCTCCCTCAACGGGACATGTCTCTGGCCGtgcctctccctctccctccgAGCTCGGCGCCGTCGTCTTCTTCGAGTCAGCTCCATTTCGGCGGGACTGGACCGATGGCTTTGTCGGAGCTCGAGCGGATCAACCGGATCGGCAGTGGAGCCGGCGGCACGGTGTACAAAGTCGTCCACCGCCCCACGGCGAGGTTGTACGCGCTGAAGGTGATATACGGCACCCACGAGGAGGCCGTACGGCGCCAGATCCGCCGGGAAATCGAGATCCTCCGCGACGTGGATAACCCTAACGTCGTCAAGTGCCACGACTTGTTCGATCATGCCGGCGAGATTCAGGTCCTGCTCGAGTACATGGACGGCGGCTCTCTCGAAGGAACGCCAATCCGTCACGAGCCCTCTCTTTCCGACATCTGTCGTCAGATCCTCTCCGGCCTCTTCTACCTCCACAAACGGAGGATTGTTCATAGAGATATCAAACCTTCGAATCTGTTAGTCAACTCCAGCAAACAAATCAAGATTGCGGATTTCGGAGTCTCGAAAATCTTGGAGCAGACCATGGATCCGTGTAATTCGTCGGTGGGGACGATTGCGTATATGAGTCCGGAGAGAATCAATACCGATCTCAATCACGGCAAGTACGACGGCTACGCCGGAGATATTTGGAGCTTTGGGGTTAGCATTCTGGAGTTCTATTTGGGGAGATTCCCGTTCGCGGTGGGGCGGCAAGGGGATTGGGCCAGCCTCATGTGCGCAATCTGTATGTCTCAGCCTCCGGAGGCGCCATCCACGGCGTCGCGGGAGTTTCGTGATTTCATCGCCTGCTGTTTGCAGAGAGATCCATCAAAGAGGTGGACCGCCGCCCAATTGCTGCGCCACCCGTTCATCACGCAAAGAGCCCCGGTGGCGGTCAATCACCACGGTCAGGTTCATCAGCCTCACCAACTCCTACCTCCACCTccaaatttttcttcttcttga
- the LOC127793935 gene encoding DNA-dependent metalloprotease WSS1-like isoform X1, producing MNAKIIEKASTGVNNGKMGFPIISVLLNKRSRFSRFSIHMDLNDLNKVWEIKTLSKHREGEAREILQNIAKQVQPIMRKRKWKVKILSEFCPTNPSLLGLNIGGGTEVKLRLRMPNNELNFLPYNQILDTMLHELCHNDHAPHNTQFYNLLDEIRKECEELMAKGITGTGRGFDLPGRRLGGFSRQPPLPLLRQNALAAAESRARRGALLPSGPRHIGGDSSIMSALSPIQAAAMAAERRLLDEVWCGSKSSNSEGPSESSAFPEDRSAQASDIRSITSPEATVSSTMWQCSSCTLLNQPLALVCEACGMQKHGGQGVKSNGWSCKFCTLSNSIGAERCLACGEWRYSYGPPVSTRGPYVGT from the exons ATCACGCTTTTCTAGGTTCAGCATTCATATGGATCTCAATGATCTTAACAAGGTCTGGGAAATCAAGACTCTCAGTAAGCATCGAGAAGGTGAGGCAAGGGAAATTCTTCAAAATATAGCAAAACAAGTTCAACCTATAATGCGTAAACGTAAATGGAAAGTCAAGATCCTTTCTGAGTTTTG CCCAACAAACCCTTCACTTTTAGGGCTCAATATAGGAGGAGGCACAGAGGTTAAGCTCAGGCTAAGGATGCCAAACAATGAGTTGAATTTCTTACCTTACAATCAAATTCTTGATACCATGCTTCATGAGCTCTGCCACAATGATCATGCACCTCACAACACTCAATTCTACAACCTTTTAGATGAAATCAGAAAG GAATGTGAGGAACTGATGGCTAAAGGGATTACGGGCACTGGAAGAGGCTTTGATCTTCCTGGGAGACGTTTGGGTGGATTTTCCCGTCAACCACCTCTGCCATTACTACGTCAGAATGCTCTGGCTGCTGCAGAAAGTAGAGCACGGCGTGGAGCTTTGTTGCCGTCTGGGCCCAGGCATATTGGTGGTGATAGCTCCATCATGTCTGCTCTCAGCCCAATACAAGCGGCTGCGATGGCTGCGGAAAGGAGATTACTTGATGAGGTGTGGTGCGGTTCCAAATCTTCCAACAGTGAGGGACCTTCTGAAAGCTCTGCATTTCCAGAAGACAGATCTGCTCAAGCATCGGATATTAGGTCCATAACTAGTCCAGAAGCAACAGTTAGTAGCACAATGTGGCAGTGCAGTTCCTGTACATTACTAAATCAA CCATTGGCACTAGTATGTGAAGCCTGTGGAATGCAAAAGCATGGTGGTCAGGGGGTGAAGTCCAACGGCTGGTCATGCAAGTTTTGTACCTTAAGCAACAGCATCGGGGCAGAGAGATGCTTGGCTTGTGGAGAATGGAGATACTCTTATGGTCCACCTGTCTCCACCCGTGGACCCTATGTTGGCACCTGA
- the LOC127793935 gene encoding DNA-dependent metalloprotease WSS1-like isoform X3, producing MDLNDLNKVWEIKTLSKHREGEAREILQNIAKQVQPIMRKRKWKVKILSEFCPTNPSLLGLNIGGGTEVKLRLRMPNNELNFLPYNQILDTMLHELCHNDHAPHNTQFYNLLDEIRKECEELMAKGITGTGRGFDLPGRRLGGFSRQPPLPLLRQNALAAAESRARRGALLPSGPRHIGGDSSIMSALSPIQAAAMAAERRLLDEVWCGSKSSNSEGPSESSAFPEDRSAQASDIRSITSPEATVSSTMWQCSSCTLLNQPLALVCEACGMQKHGGQGVKSNGWSCKFCTLSNSIGAERCLACGEWRYSYGPPVSTRGPYVGT from the exons ATGGATCTCAATGATCTTAACAAGGTCTGGGAAATCAAGACTCTCAGTAAGCATCGAGAAGGTGAGGCAAGGGAAATTCTTCAAAATATAGCAAAACAAGTTCAACCTATAATGCGTAAACGTAAATGGAAAGTCAAGATCCTTTCTGAGTTTTG CCCAACAAACCCTTCACTTTTAGGGCTCAATATAGGAGGAGGCACAGAGGTTAAGCTCAGGCTAAGGATGCCAAACAATGAGTTGAATTTCTTACCTTACAATCAAATTCTTGATACCATGCTTCATGAGCTCTGCCACAATGATCATGCACCTCACAACACTCAATTCTACAACCTTTTAGATGAAATCAGAAAG GAATGTGAGGAACTGATGGCTAAAGGGATTACGGGCACTGGAAGAGGCTTTGATCTTCCTGGGAGACGTTTGGGTGGATTTTCCCGTCAACCACCTCTGCCATTACTACGTCAGAATGCTCTGGCTGCTGCAGAAAGTAGAGCACGGCGTGGAGCTTTGTTGCCGTCTGGGCCCAGGCATATTGGTGGTGATAGCTCCATCATGTCTGCTCTCAGCCCAATACAAGCGGCTGCGATGGCTGCGGAAAGGAGATTACTTGATGAGGTGTGGTGCGGTTCCAAATCTTCCAACAGTGAGGGACCTTCTGAAAGCTCTGCATTTCCAGAAGACAGATCTGCTCAAGCATCGGATATTAGGTCCATAACTAGTCCAGAAGCAACAGTTAGTAGCACAATGTGGCAGTGCAGTTCCTGTACATTACTAAATCAA CCATTGGCACTAGTATGTGAAGCCTGTGGAATGCAAAAGCATGGTGGTCAGGGGGTGAAGTCCAACGGCTGGTCATGCAAGTTTTGTACCTTAAGCAACAGCATCGGGGCAGAGAGATGCTTGGCTTGTGGAGAATGGAGATACTCTTATGGTCCACCTGTCTCCACCCGTGGACCCTATGTTGGCACCTGA
- the LOC127793935 gene encoding DNA-dependent metalloprotease WSS1-like isoform X2, producing the protein MNAKIIEKASTGVNNGKMGFPIISVLLNKRFSIHMDLNDLNKVWEIKTLSKHREGEAREILQNIAKQVQPIMRKRKWKVKILSEFCPTNPSLLGLNIGGGTEVKLRLRMPNNELNFLPYNQILDTMLHELCHNDHAPHNTQFYNLLDEIRKECEELMAKGITGTGRGFDLPGRRLGGFSRQPPLPLLRQNALAAAESRARRGALLPSGPRHIGGDSSIMSALSPIQAAAMAAERRLLDEVWCGSKSSNSEGPSESSAFPEDRSAQASDIRSITSPEATVSSTMWQCSSCTLLNQPLALVCEACGMQKHGGQGVKSNGWSCKFCTLSNSIGAERCLACGEWRYSYGPPVSTRGPYVGT; encoded by the exons GTTCAGCATTCATATGGATCTCAATGATCTTAACAAGGTCTGGGAAATCAAGACTCTCAGTAAGCATCGAGAAGGTGAGGCAAGGGAAATTCTTCAAAATATAGCAAAACAAGTTCAACCTATAATGCGTAAACGTAAATGGAAAGTCAAGATCCTTTCTGAGTTTTG CCCAACAAACCCTTCACTTTTAGGGCTCAATATAGGAGGAGGCACAGAGGTTAAGCTCAGGCTAAGGATGCCAAACAATGAGTTGAATTTCTTACCTTACAATCAAATTCTTGATACCATGCTTCATGAGCTCTGCCACAATGATCATGCACCTCACAACACTCAATTCTACAACCTTTTAGATGAAATCAGAAAG GAATGTGAGGAACTGATGGCTAAAGGGATTACGGGCACTGGAAGAGGCTTTGATCTTCCTGGGAGACGTTTGGGTGGATTTTCCCGTCAACCACCTCTGCCATTACTACGTCAGAATGCTCTGGCTGCTGCAGAAAGTAGAGCACGGCGTGGAGCTTTGTTGCCGTCTGGGCCCAGGCATATTGGTGGTGATAGCTCCATCATGTCTGCTCTCAGCCCAATACAAGCGGCTGCGATGGCTGCGGAAAGGAGATTACTTGATGAGGTGTGGTGCGGTTCCAAATCTTCCAACAGTGAGGGACCTTCTGAAAGCTCTGCATTTCCAGAAGACAGATCTGCTCAAGCATCGGATATTAGGTCCATAACTAGTCCAGAAGCAACAGTTAGTAGCACAATGTGGCAGTGCAGTTCCTGTACATTACTAAATCAA CCATTGGCACTAGTATGTGAAGCCTGTGGAATGCAAAAGCATGGTGGTCAGGGGGTGAAGTCCAACGGCTGGTCATGCAAGTTTTGTACCTTAAGCAACAGCATCGGGGCAGAGAGATGCTTGGCTTGTGGAGAATGGAGATACTCTTATGGTCCACCTGTCTCCACCCGTGGACCCTATGTTGGCACCTGA